The Chroogloeocystis siderophila 5.2 s.c.1 genome includes the window CCAGACGATCAAGCCCAAGAAGCTAATTGCCAAACTTGAGTAGGCGATCGCCTGATAACCGAAAACAGGTTTACGCGCGTGGACAGGCAAAATTTCCGAGATTAGCCCGAAAAAGGGCAAGATCATAATATAAACTGCTGGGTGCGAATAAAACCAGAACATATGCTGGTAAACAATTGGATCGCCACCGCCAGTTGGATTAAAAAACGTTGTACCTGCGAGTAAATCAAATGCCAACAGAATTAACGCACCGGCGAGTACAGGAGTCGAAAGCAATGTAATTGCCGAAGTCGCAATCATTGACCAACAAAACAACGGCATTTGATTGACCGTCATTCCTGGGATGCGCATTTTCCAGATGGTCACTAGAAAGTTGATTGCGCCCAGAATTGATGAGGTTCCTAGCAACAGGACGCTCATAATCCAGATCGCTTCGCCTACCTGTCCCGTTACCAAACTTAACGGTGGATAAGACGTCCAACCCGCATCGGGGGCATCACCAATCAATAAGCTGCTGATGAGTAACAAACCAGCAGGTGGAATCATCCAGAAGGCAACGGCGTTCAAGCGTGGAAATGCCATATCCTTCGCCCCGATCATCAGAGGGATGAGATAATTCGCAAATCCAGCGCCTGCGGGTACGATCCACAGGAAAATCATAATCGTCGCGTGGAGCGTAAACAAGCTGTTGTAAACTTCTGGACTGACAAAATCTGTTTCTGGTGTTTTGAGTTCGGTTCGTACTAAGTCAGCTAAAACACCACCGATACAGTAAAAGATAAACGTTGTGACGAGGTATTGAATGCCGATGACTTTGTGATCGGTATTAAAGCTGAAGTAATCGCGCCATTTTCTTCCCCCTGGTTCCTCACTTAGGGCAGAAATGTTAGCGCCTTCTTGTAGCTGTGCTTGTGTCATGACGAAAGAGGAAGTAGAAAGTAGGGAGTAGGGGTATGATATTTAACCCCTAACACCTTTAATGGTGAGTGTGATGGACTTGGTGGAGCATTTCTGGTTGAATGCCCAAATCACTAACGTAAGGAGCTAAAAATTCTGCGGGAGATAAATCTGCTGAATTAACTGCAACTAGCTGCTGCAAATCGAGACTGGCGACTTGCTGTTCTTTTTGCCACTGCTCAAATGCTTCTGGTGTCTCAATGACAAATTGTGTATTCATTGCACCGTGATATGGACCGCAAAGTTCAGCACAGATTAGCTTATACTCACCGACAGTTTTTGGGGTAAAGCGAATTTCTGACTGTCTCCCAGGAATCGCATCTTGCTTTAGGCGTAATTCTGGAACCCAAAAAGCGTGGATTACATCGTTTGCTGTCATGCTGATTTGAACTTCGCGCCCTACAGGAACATGTAATTCGCCTGTAGTAATTCCTGTATCGGGATAGGTAAAGATCCACGCGTACTGCAATCCTGTAACGTTAACCGTCAGTGCTGGAGGTGTTCCTTCTTTATCAGGGCTTGCACCAATTGTAGGAGAAACAACCCCAACGCCAGGCGCATTTTGTCTTTGAGGAATTTGGTCAGCGTTGCGAACTGCTGCGGTTGCTGGGTCTTGCATTGCCGCATCAGATTTTTCCTGGTTGAGGTTAGAATCTGTGTTTGGCGATGTATCGCTCAGCGTTGCAGCGATCGCGGCTCCTGGCATTCTCACAGCTTGTTCTTCAATTGGGGCATCATGAACGCTATGCGGACTAAACCCCCCAATCGAGTTATAGACATCAAAGCTGTAAATTGCAATTCCGATAACAATAATAGCCGGTACTGCCGTCCATAAGATTTCTAGTGGAATATTGCCGAAAATGGGTGATCCATCAGAATCGTCACCAGGACGACGACGATAGCGAATCGCAGAGTAGATTAAGGCACCTTCCACAATTAGAAACAAACCTGTGGAGATGGTCAACATCGCATTGAATAGCCCATCTACTAACTCAGCTTCGTCTGATGCTGGGGTTGGCAGTAGACCATGATTCTGACCGTACCAAAGGCTGACTATGGTGACGACGATACCAACGAGTAATGTCCAGATCGAGGATGGAATGTTCACGGTTTAGCTATTTAGTGACTTTACTTCTTACTTCTATTGTTAGCTCTGCTTATCTACCACGGTAGTGTAGGGACAAACTACCGTCGAGCCAAGAAAGGTTTTTTACTAATTTCTTTGGGATCGCTCAATAAGGTTTGCCTAGCGTCTTTCTCTAGTATCACCTCTGGCAGATGTTAAGCAAAGTAAATTGTGTTGTTCACTGACCTTTGAAGAGGTCAGGGTAATAGGGAAGAACCCGACCTTAAAAAAAGTACAACAAGCACGAATGTATTCATGAGGATTCTCTGACCTCCGCTCCCCGATCCCTGACCCTTGTTGAGTCATTGATACAAGCAAACTTGAACAAGTCGCCAATTGTAATTTTCGGACTACACAGGATAATCATCAATCACAGTCAAAGCTCAATGTAGCTCATTTTCTGTTAGTAATGCGCTAGCGTGGAGATGAGCAGATAGTCACAAAAACATTAACTTTAATAGCTTTCAATCAGGCAGAAGGTATCGTTCATGACCGAATCCGTCCTGCATCAACAAACTGTAACGGGTGGTGAGCAGTCGCAGCCAAAAGAACGAATCCGGCGGCTCGTATGGAAAATTGCGATCGCGACCTTAATTTTGATGGCAATTGGTAGTGCCACCCGCGTAATGAATGCTGGGCTTGCTTGTCCCGATTGGCCTTTGTGCTACGGCGAGCTTGTCCCGACAAAACAAATGAATTTCCAAGTCTTTCTGGAGTGGTTTCATCGTTTGGACGCAGCCATGGTAGGTTTGGGTGCGATCGCCCTCGCGAGTTTGTCGTGGTGGAACCGCCATGCATTACCGCAGTGGCTTCCTTGGGCAGCAACATTTGCGCTTGGTTTAGTTGTCTTGCAAGGCGTTCTTGGCGGACTGACTGTCACCGAACTATTGCGATTTGATATTGTCACAGCGCACTTAGGTACGGCACTGTTGTTTTTTGTCACGCTACTGGTGATCGGCAGCGCACTCGTTCGCTATCAAGGTACTGGTACAGCAGGAAACTTGCCTTGGATAGGTTTGATTGCTGCAATTACCGTTTATCTACAAAGCTTGATGGGCGCATTAGTCGCATCGCGCTGGGCGCTGCATCAGTGTTTTGCGGGTAATGCCTTGTGTAGCGTCATGTATAGTCATATCGGTGGTGTTATTCCGTCCACACTAGCAATTATTGCGGTTGTCTTTTTCGCGTGGCGAACTCCGGCATTGCACCCAGCTTTACGGCAACTTGCTAATATGGCAGGTGGCTTGCTCTTTTTACAAATCTTACTCGGGATAGCGACCTTCCGCTTGCACCTGCAAGTCGAGCCACTCACAGTAGCGCACCAAGTTGTCGGTGCTGTTTTGCTGGGATCGCTCGTTGTTTTTACCGTACTGGGCTTACGCGATCGCGCAACAAGCAGTATTGCCATACCCACGACTGAACCATCAAATTTATAAAATTGCAGCCAACAGAAGCGCAAACAGCAATTTTGTTAACAAAGGCAATTTCTGCCTGTGCAAAATTTGCTTGCTCGTTGGCTGTGTGTTGTTTCAACAGTAAGGAACTGGTGCAAATATGATTGAGACGAGTGTCTCGCGCCATCATCAAAACTTTTTTCAAGTTATTCAAAGCTACTACCAGCTAACGAAGCCAAGAATTATTCCACTTTTACTCATTACAACGGCTGCGAGTATGTGGATTGCATCCCAGGGAAAAGTAGACCCTGTACTGCTCGTGGCAACCTTAAGCGGTGGAACTTTCGCAGCTGGCGCAGCACAAACAATTAACTGCATCTACGATCGCGACATTGATTATGATATGGAGCGCACTCGCCACCGTCCCCTACCATCAGGACGAGTTCAACCACGCGATGCCCTGATTTTTGCGATCGCCCTAGCAGTGATTTCTTTTACTTTACTTGCCGTATTTGCCAACTTACTCAGCGCGTTGTTAGCCATGTCGGGCATTGTCTTCTATGTCGGCATCTACACCCACTTGCTCAAACGCCATACGACACAAAATATCGTGATTGGTGGTGCAGCAGGAGCAATTCCCGCGCTCGTCGGTTGGGCAGCAGCTACTGGTTCGCTCGGCTTACCTGCTTGGGTAATCTTTGCGATCGTGTTTTTGTGGACTCCACCACACTTTTGGGCGCTAGCACTCATGATCCGCGATGACTATGCCAAAGTTGGAGTGCCTATGTTACCTGTAATTGCGGGCGATACAGCAACAACTCGGCAAATTTGGTTATATACGCTGATATTGATTCCTACTACGCTACTCCTTGTTTATCCGTTGCACGTATCAGGGATTGTCTACGCCGGTATCGCGTTGGTGTTGGGGAGTATCTTTATTAAAAAAGCTTGGGCATTACTCCACGATTCGAGCAACCAACAACAAGCGCGATCGCTGTTTCTCTACTCGATTCTTTATATGATGCTACTGTGTGCGGGTATGGTGATCGATAGTTTGCCAATTACGCATCAAGTGACGACCACTGTAATGGCTTTTAGCGGACAATAGCTAAATGGTGGGCAAAAGCCCACCTTGAATCTTTGAATTTACAACAATCGCGATCTCAACCGCAATCAGGGCTTAAAATAGAAATGAGAATTGTATAGAATTGTATCTTTTTACCAGCAGAGATATAACTTATGGCTCCTGCGGTTTTAATCGAAAATTTAAAGAAACGCTACGGCTCAACCGAAGCTGTTAAAGATATCTCCTTTCAAGTTGAACCAGGAGAAATCTTTGGAATCTTAGGTCCCAATGGCGCAGGAAAAACAACAACGCTACGCGTTTTATGTACGCTTGCGAAACCGGATGCAGGGCACATTGCTGTATCAGGAATCTCAGTTGTAGACTCTCCTAGAGAAGCTAGAAAAAAATTAGGTTATGTCGCTCAGGAAGTCGCACTAGACAAAATGCTTACCGGACGCGAATTGTTGCAACTACAAGCAGCACTGTATCATTTGCCCAAGACAGCCGCAAAAGAAAGAATTGAAACTGTCATTAATTTACTAGGCTTAGAAGAATGGGCAGATAAGCGCACAGGAACGTATTCAGGAGGCATTCGCAAGCGTTTAGACCTGGCTGCGGGTTTACTTCATGCACCAGATGTCCTTATTCTAGATGAGCCTACAGCAGGACTTGATATCGAAAGTCGGTTTGTCGTTTGGAATTTCTTACGCCGAATTCGCGAAGCAGGAACGACAGTATTAATTACAAGTCATTATTTGGAAGAAATTGACGCTTTAGCAGACCGCGTCGCGATTATTGATCGCGGTAAGGTGATTGCGGTAGGAACGCCTTCAGAATTAAAAGATCGCGTCGGTGGCGATCGTATTACGCTCCGCATTCGCGAGTTTTCTCCAGAAGAAGAAGCGAGTAAAGCAAAAAACTTACTCGAAAACTTGCCGTTTGTGCAAGAAGTGATTATCAATAGCGCCCAAGGTAATTCGCTGAATTTAGTCGTCACGCCACAAAATAATGCCTTAAGCGCCGTTCAGCAATCGCTTAACTCTGCAGGTTTACCCATTTTTGGGATTGCCCAGTCGCGCCCTAGCTTAGATGATGTGTATCTAGCTGCAACGGGAAGAACATTAATGGATGCTGAACTTGCCGCCGTAGGAAGCCGCGATCCTAAGGCAGAACGCAAGCAGAATATGCGATGAATAAATAGCGATCGCGTACTTTTTCTCTGACCTCCGACCGCTGATCCCCGACTCCTTCTTCATAATCCTAAATCTAAAATTATTATGAGTCGTACTGTTACACCTCCTAAATCCGAAATTGACTGGCAGCAAGTAGCATCACCGCAATTAGATACTGGTGCTACTTCGATCTTGAATGAATTAGTTCAGGAGACATTAGCGCTAACACGTAGGCTATTTATTCAGTTACAACGACGTCCCTCAACGTTAGTTGCTGGTATTATTCAGCCTGTTATGTGGCTTATTTTATT containing:
- the ctaD gene encoding cytochrome c oxidase subunit I — protein: MTQAQLQEGANISALSEEPGGRKWRDYFSFNTDHKVIGIQYLVTTFIFYCIGGVLADLVRTELKTPETDFVSPEVYNSLFTLHATIMIFLWIVPAGAGFANYLIPLMIGAKDMAFPRLNAVAFWMIPPAGLLLISSLLIGDAPDAGWTSYPPLSLVTGQVGEAIWIMSVLLLGTSSILGAINFLVTIWKMRIPGMTVNQMPLFCWSMIATSAITLLSTPVLAGALILLAFDLLAGTTFFNPTGGGDPIVYQHMFWFYSHPAVYIMILPFFGLISEILPVHARKPVFGYQAIAYSSLAISFLGLIVWAHHMFTSGIPGWLRMFFMITTMIIAVPTGIKVFSWVATVWGGKLRLNSAMLFAMGFVGTFVIGGISGVMLAAVPFDIHVHDTYFVVAHLHYVLFGGSVLGIYAGFYHWFPKMTGRMLNEFWGKVHFALTIVGLNMTFLPMHKLGMMGMNRRIAVYDPKFETLNFICTMGSYLLAVSTFPFIINAIWSWMYGPKAANNPWQALTLEWMTTSPPAIENFDKLPVLATGPYDYGMSNGDNKEVENVPFSDEKEPALAAGPNSALRADPDPKVAANPEDRK
- a CDS encoding cytochrome c oxidase subunit II, with protein sequence MNIPSSIWTLLVGIVVTIVSLWYGQNHGLLPTPASDEAELVDGLFNAMLTISTGLFLIVEGALIYSAIRYRRRPGDDSDGSPIFGNIPLEILWTAVPAIIVIGIAIYSFDVYNSIGGFSPHSVHDAPIEEQAVRMPGAAIAATLSDTSPNTDSNLNQEKSDAAMQDPATAAVRNADQIPQRQNAPGVGVVSPTIGASPDKEGTPPALTVNVTGLQYAWIFTYPDTGITTGELHVPVGREVQISMTANDVIHAFWVPELRLKQDAIPGRQSEIRFTPKTVGEYKLICAELCGPYHGAMNTQFVIETPEAFEQWQKEQQVASLDLQQLVAVNSADLSPAEFLAPYVSDLGIQPEMLHQVHHTHH
- a CDS encoding COX15/CtaA family protein — protein: MTESVLHQQTVTGGEQSQPKERIRRLVWKIAIATLILMAIGSATRVMNAGLACPDWPLCYGELVPTKQMNFQVFLEWFHRLDAAMVGLGAIALASLSWWNRHALPQWLPWAATFALGLVVLQGVLGGLTVTELLRFDIVTAHLGTALLFFVTLLVIGSALVRYQGTGTAGNLPWIGLIAAITVYLQSLMGALVASRWALHQCFAGNALCSVMYSHIGGVIPSTLAIIAVVFFAWRTPALHPALRQLANMAGGLLFLQILLGIATFRLHLQVEPLTVAHQVVGAVLLGSLVVFTVLGLRDRATSSIAIPTTEPSNL
- a CDS encoding heme o synthase; this translates as MIETSVSRHHQNFFQVIQSYYQLTKPRIIPLLLITTAASMWIASQGKVDPVLLVATLSGGTFAAGAAQTINCIYDRDIDYDMERTRHRPLPSGRVQPRDALIFAIALAVISFTLLAVFANLLSALLAMSGIVFYVGIYTHLLKRHTTQNIVIGGAAGAIPALVGWAAATGSLGLPAWVIFAIVFLWTPPHFWALALMIRDDYAKVGVPMLPVIAGDTATTRQIWLYTLILIPTTLLLVYPLHVSGIVYAGIALVLGSIFIKKAWALLHDSSNQQQARSLFLYSILYMMLLCAGMVIDSLPITHQVTTTVMAFSGQ
- a CDS encoding ABC transporter ATP-binding protein; translation: MAPAVLIENLKKRYGSTEAVKDISFQVEPGEIFGILGPNGAGKTTTLRVLCTLAKPDAGHIAVSGISVVDSPREARKKLGYVAQEVALDKMLTGRELLQLQAALYHLPKTAAKERIETVINLLGLEEWADKRTGTYSGGIRKRLDLAAGLLHAPDVLILDEPTAGLDIESRFVVWNFLRRIREAGTTVLITSHYLEEIDALADRVAIIDRGKVIAVGTPSELKDRVGGDRITLRIREFSPEEEASKAKNLLENLPFVQEVIINSAQGNSLNLVVTPQNNALSAVQQSLNSAGLPIFGIAQSRPSLDDVYLAATGRTLMDAELAAVGSRDPKAERKQNMR